The Dreissena polymorpha isolate Duluth1 chromosome 8, UMN_Dpol_1.0, whole genome shotgun sequence genome includes the window ctactactactactactactactactactactactactactactactactactactactactataatactactactacaaatactactctactactactactactactactactactacttctattactactaatattactattaattctactactactacaactactcctactactactactactactactactactactactactacttctactactattactactactactacttctactactactactactactactactacaactactactactactactactacaactactactactgctactgctaatactactactactacaacaactactactactactactactactactactactactactactactacttctactactactactactactactactaatactgctactgctactactactacttctactactattactactactactacttctactactacttctactactactactactactaataataataatactacttctacatctactactactacttctacttctacgaatactgctactgctactactactactactactactactactactactactactaatgcgactactactactactactactactgctactacttctacttctactactgctactactactactactactactactactactactaccactactactactactgccactactactactactactactacttctactactactacttctattactactacttatacttatactactactactgctacgtctactactactactactatttctactgctacaactactactactactactactactactactactactactactactactactactactactactactactactactacttctactactactactactactactactactactactactactactactactactacttctactacaactacaactactactactactactactactactactactactactactactactacttctactacttctactactactactactaatactgctactggtactacttctacttctactactattactactactactactactactactactactactactactactactactactactactactactactactactactactactgctactaatacttaaAACTATGCGCAACTTGGACAATTATACTATGTGTGttacagataaataaataatattcaacaCATAGGTACAAATAACGTATGTTAATTCTCTTTGCTGAATACCCAATACATCACAGTAAGCTTCGTACGAGTCATCAAACATAATGCATTGCATTCCCCGATCCAACTCATCTCCGGTACCCATCTTTAATGTTGTCATATATAATAGGCTGCAAGCAGGAAACCAAGTTTCTTTATGTCGATTAAACATATAAGATCTTTCTTAGGCCTAGCTTGTTTGACAAGTTTATGTACATAATTAGTTAAATTGATTTGGTTTaattaatatatgttatatattgaacatatttCTTTGAAAACTGATAACTAAAAACCTATCCCATAATCGTTCGAAACTGATCCGATAATTAATTCCACTAGTTCATTAAAACTATGTTTGGAGTATTCAAATCATGCGTCACGTCTTAGAACGCATTGTCATTTTCTGACTGCATTAAATTTGATTGAGATAACTCTAGGAGCGTGTTGTGTTTGTGATTAATTATGGGGTAAATTTAAGGTTCGAATGGCTGTCAACTCTGGTTTtaaccccaaatgctttgcaaaataaatatttcGAGAGTAGTCAATATCAACActaatttcccccccccccccttaagtTTGTGGCGattcatttttttctatattgagATCTACTTATCAGATAAATATATCATGCATCACGTTAAGTAGATTTGAGCCTTATATCTGATGTCTTCGCGTGTGTCTGCATCACATCCGCCTACTGTTGGTAAATTAAAGTCACTCTAAagtgattaaaggggccttttcacagagtttggcatgttctgaagtttgtcattaaatgctttatattaataaatgttaacattggatataaaaagctccagtaaaaaaaaatcaagaatatcatttaaaaaaagaaaaaaagttaccctcagcagggctcgaaccactgacccctggagtcctggagtaaaaagtctccgacttagaccactcggccattcttccggaTACAATAttaggtgtattttatacttcatataaccaattctcgtactttcacaaaatataacgacaacaacagaactctccaaatgacaaattcgtttcgcgttgcaacgctttataattttcgggttttttaatcgtcacaagatgcatatatggctatttaagagcatggtaaatgttcagtattactgtttcctcacaaatatcataactaaaacgaaaatttgcgaatatgaaacaacttttttcaattttgtcaatttacccaaacgtgaaaagccCCCTTTAAGATATGAACTGTGTAAGAGTATGCATTGCATTATTATAAGATATCAGATAATTGATTGCGCAATTTGGTATTACTTTAGTTTCGTCATGATGTGTCAAACTCggtatatcgatttttttttaagttttacttgttgtgttttttgttttaaaatttaaaatttgcacatTATGTTGGTATAAGtacatttcaaatattattttgaacTATATGTAGGTGTACCttttaaattaatgattttatatgacTTAATTGTGCAGGACAATTAAATCTCGACTTACTTCGTCTGtagataaataaaaaatttctTCGCGACTAATGTGTTTAAGGCAAATGATGAATTGTTTAAGCATAATAAGACAAGACATGCCATtcgatataaaatataaaataatgattaaaGCTGGGGTCAACGCCTGAGATGGTCAGCGCATATTGTATTTATACCGGATGATGAGATGGTCTAACTACCAGAATTGATCACAAGACACACATTTAAATAACTGTTAacttataacatgaaataattaaaagttTACGTGTAATCTCTTCTTGTTAACATGATTTCTGATCTTGCTAACTGCAATCTGCATCTTAAGTAGAAGTAGACATATAATGCGTAACAATCTTTATTACGAAACGTAGATTTATATGCATTATACTCATTTTGCGCATAATCGATATTGAACAGCCATTAAATTAGTACTTTTAAGGGAAATCGTTTACACATGGGAAGGCTGCTGCAAAGTAATTAACTGTGCCAACTATCTCAAAACTCTTAACATATTGGAAATTGTGTTCACGCAGACGACTGGCACTCGGCGCTTGTCATCCATTGCGGAGGGAAATATGATGAttctgttttcacagagcatgtctacttttaaaacatatgtatGTCTATACCAGTGTAGCAATTTTAATCACTATTACCAATTTCAAAAGAGCAATCAGGGATGACGAAAAACGTATGCCAAAACGGAAACACAACGGGGACAACAGTCTCAAGCCAGAAACACAAACTGAAAACCCCGCAAAGCGACAAGAACATAATGATACAGTCGATGAAGCCAGAATACTTGAAGCTGCAGAAACTCAACTGTACCAAAGCCAAATTAAACTTCAACAACAACGAACACTTGAAGGTGACTTAGCAAACATATGTGCttttgtattatgtttaaatCATCAACATACTGTATCAAACTGTACACTGTAAACCGGTAAGACTTATGTAAGTTAGGACTTGGAACATGAAAATTGCATTTATGTATCTTATCAATCGAAAAAGCtgtcaatttaaacaaaacaatagttttaATAGAAAATCAAGCGCTCATCCTTATGTaaggttttaaaatatatttaacatgagCAATGTTTTACTTAGCTTTCAcagatttatttccaaaatgcaCACTATTATTTAAGGCCAACAAGACGATTTCCTGATTGTTATAAATGTCCTTTATCAtgacataatataattatactaAGGTGGGTAATGGTATATTTGATTTCACAAATGACAGCGTGGTTGAAATGGAAGTGAGGTATGAGGTAAATTGGTATTACATTTTGAAAgattaatgaaaatatttttataaagaaacacATTGAATAACGTTGTGATGTGCAATTGTATGTATGTGTTGCAGCAAGCAGACAGATGCTTTACGGTGTTTACGGAAATTTGGTAGCTATACTTGAAGAATACGAAGCAAGGACCCACAATGGTACACCGCTGCCGAGATCAAACATTACTTTACCAGATCAGTCCACAAAATCACTCGAGGATGTACGCATGTTTTTcacgtattttgttttaatttgcataCTGTAATCTATATTTTGTCTTATAATGCTTAGATGTTCGCAAACAAATATGGTTTTAATTTAAAGGTTGAAAGCATTGTTCAAGGGCAACTGCTTGCGTTTCAAATGCAAAGCAAAGCGTGTCATCCCGATGTAAGAAATGAGGTTAACAaagatttgagaaaaaaaactctTATATGGGCTGCCGTGAGGGAGGAGAAAACCTTAGAAATGCAAACAACGGACACATTCATATGTCAACTCTATAAAATACTTGCCAAAGGAAAGACTCGTCATGAAATTCTTGAAAATAGAAGGTAAATACGTTAATTTAGTTTGCGGTTGTCGATACATGTATAACCCCATCCCATCTTTGTGCCGAccgacatttttgttaaaatttgtcaAAGGCTTAGTTAAAAAATCCTTAACGCTGTTTGTTTTAAAGGGACATCGTGTGTTTGGAATTGTTCAGACGCGTTAATAATGTATACTTTGGTTCACATTAATTCTCACAAAGATCAACATAAACCATACGTGAACTTTATTTAAATAGTGTTCTGACGTGAACATATGCACTGTTCAGAATCATCATTGTTAAACGGATGATTTGTCCTAATAAGTACTTTGATCAGATTAAGTCTGCATATTTCTCAATACAATGCGAGGGCTTTCGTGCTTTCATGTCCTTCACAAAACTCTGATGATGTTAAACGCAATAATcaattaacattatatttattataaataaacttTGACTTAAACTTATCTAAACTTATTAAACACGCAATGCCCTTTAAATCCTGGAAAATGTATTGAACGTCATTATAGCAAGAGAAGGTGGTCATGCACATAACACTTTGAGtattcgaaaataattatgttatatacacTTCAGTTATAAAAATAAACTAGCGAGGAACTCTGCAAAATTGATATGTGGGTTTGACAATAtacttattgataaaatatttaaattttaaatgttttgcacTTGTTCATTGCGTTATACAATAAAAGAGATCGAGTCGGACGTTTGTAAAAACGGTTTATGTTTGTGaactaatttaaatattgtaagaCGAACAACAAGTTGATAACCACGCTTCATAGATTCGATAGAGTGTAACGAACATTATGTAcgaatttaatgttttttacatcAAACAATTGCGAACTGGTCTGACCTATGGACGAGCATATGGACGAGCATTTACTTAAAATACTGTAATTTTTGTATGCATTATTTGTCTActcgttttaatattttaatattttaatagtatTGTTGTTGAGAAAATTCACACAATAATAAACTAAGACATAGCGAAAGAAATAAATAAGACTGTGAAAATTCTTCCCGGCCAGCCCTTGAACATTTATTTAAGGAatgattatattataaaatgtttggTCGTTATGCTGTTTTTTGCCGTATCCCAAATATTCCAGTTATATCATCGCGGCCAGTTTACCAACGCACAATATTTAACTTACTGGAACTataattaaaagtatttttgAACCATTAATTCAACATGTTTAGTATTTGGTGTGAGTGTTAAACATGTGATAACATTAGTACTGTTGATTATGCAATTTATTAGGCAGTCGGATTCGATCAAAACAATAAAAGACACACTCCCGCATATTATGCAAGGTAAACATGACGCCGCTACTCTAGATGAATCGTTTAAGAAGGATCCTGGCAAGAAAGCATCCAGTCCTCAAACTAGGCTTGCTTACGCGGACAACTCTTTCAAGCTAGGTACGTAAATGCCGTAAATGGACTGTACTTAAATTGaactaaatgtaaataaattattcaacCGACTTTAACCTACTTTAACAAGATAGAGGGCATTTGTTCTTTTCATAGCATGATCGAATTCTATTTCAAAATTtagtgaaacaaaaaaataacaagttGCTACGAGTTACCATATACGTTTTCTCAAATAATGAGTAAATTGAATATTCGGTCATTCACCGAAAGTAACAAAGTTTATTATTATTCTAATGCTTAAAGTTGCTGAATCTGTATCTTTTAAGAAAATGTCCATGacatatttttatacataaacaaataaCTCGAGAACTACTTTAAATGATTTGTGTGCATATTATGTAATGATAATTAGGTGTGTGTTTCAAATGCGTTCATAACGTTTCAAGAGTCAATTAttcatgttaatgttttttttaagtatcgTGGGGAAGAAAGGTTTCATTCTTTATGCGTCGATGATGCTAAATATTTAGTTTGGTTGATATTGTTCATGATATTATGGTAAATACATGTGTGGATACTATGCAGACATTTTCTATTGTACTAAAACAATGCTGACACTGGCAAACCGATTGTATTCACTGAAAATTATGCATCTTTCTTATATGTCCTCTTTATTATAATATAGAAATAATGTTTAAGCGAATTGATCGAACTTTGTTGCAATCATGAATTTCCATGTTCCACTAAAAGCAAGTCACATTAATAAAGTTAGTTGACTTGTTCGAATAGGTAAAATAGTTGATCATTTCTAACACAGGTGCATCTCGTATGAAACGTAAAATGCCCGATTTCAGTCATGACCTTGATACAGACGTGGAACATTTTCTGCTGGATGAACCAGATAGCTACAGATGAACTTTGATTAGTTCAGGTCCTAACATCGATTGAACTATAttgtttctttaatatttatGATGTGTTGCTATCatcttaaatatattaaatatatacggATTAAGGGCTATATTTTAATTTCCTaacacaatttataatatttagaagtttttaaatttaatatgaagGACATTGTATTTGTAGATTGATTTACTTTAAGTGAATAATTAGTTATAGCAAAAATATATGTGTGATTAATCAATATGCTTTTTTCCATGTTAGTGGACCCATAATTTAAAGGTGTTGCAACCTAGCATTAGACTAATTAGTACAATCTATATCTAGCATACAAAGTTAGAAGAAAGAAGTGATGATGACAAAGCACAGTACATAATCATTTCTCGTTAAAACTCCTATTGAGTCGtgcattttacaattattttatgataaaaagGGTTTAGCGTCAACAAAGCATCTTTAATATGTGTCATCATCTTCCAAAAATAGAGTTTACTGTTCAAATGGTGATTTTATTGTTTGTCCGTGTGTCTATTTAAACTTGTTCTTGCTGAATGGTTCAAAGAACAATAGTAGCTATTATttgcataatttgattaatgactgAGTTTAGAAAATCTCTGAATGAACAGTAGTATATATGCAATGGTTCTTGTAGATAAAGCATCACATAACATTAGTGTTGTGGGACGTTTTGATTATGATCATGCAGCTGTCGACGATTTATCACAAAAGAGTTACCTGTAGTATTGCAAAGAGTACACTAATACCGTTGACGAACTACATGGCCACATGAACAGTTCATACTGAAAAATAAGTAAAACGATATTTTGTGCGATCGAATctacaaataaattattcaagAAATGAATCATGTATATAACTATATTAAAATTCCACTAATTATTTACTCGACATTAAACCTATAACCTAAACGTGCAAAAAtgttaatttctaaaaaaaacacactgtgttTAAATTTAAGCATGAGTTGAAGGAATGACAATCAAAAAAACAAAGTTTTGTACTCAGGTCTAAATACAAAGTTGTATGCTttagctggagttttacttctttattttgtcataatattgacatattaattaaatatagaGCTTACTTTATCTTCAGCAAAATCCATAAAAAATGGATttctatattttaaaatttaaaacaaaagatatAACAAAGGTCCAGAACTGCAAACATTTCTTAAACTGATAGATTAATAGTTTAACTtgttttacttaaacaaaaacttgaaaatcaaACGGAACTTATTGATGAAAACAACAAACTGAATACAGCAAATATCAAAAATCTTTAGCAAAAAGAAACAGCACCCATATTATGTACATTTAAGACTCATTATTTGTCAGATCTTATTATGTCAATgtcgtttttttaattataaactgATTATTAGGATCAAAATATACTAATTTAACACCTATTCATACTTTACAAATGTACTGTCAAGTTATATGTATTACTGTTGCTTTATTACGAAGATCGAATCCTAATAAGTAAGTGTAAGATGTTTCCCAATAAATTGCCCCAAAACTGTAAACACTACTCATGATTTACaatctaaaaagaaagaaaaacattgtgtttcTTTAATTTAAAAGCTATATACTGTACtattcacaatttcaaaaaaTCTTAAACTCCAATTCGAAATTGCGACATTGACACCTGCATATATGcatgcatcatttaaattgattttatcaTACACGTGTATGCATGTTTTCACTTTCAAAATTATTGATGCGTATATGTACATACTTTACAAATACAGTGAGAATGATAAAAACATAATCACTGCTGATAAGAAAGTAATAGAAACACGTAAAATATAGAATAGACAGGGGTTTCGCAGACTGTGAGGAAAAGACAGATGGAAAAAAGTTATTTGTAGGTTATTGACAATATGGAGTAATATATTAACAAATTTAAATCTACACACTGCATAGTTTTGGTACTAATTtattacacaatattttaaaaatttatcaaATATGTTTACTTGTCAATGTCTTAAATTACATGTCCATGCTACAATATTACTATGTATTAAGTGAAAACATATATAGGAGATTATGCATATGAATCTAATTATATATAGATCCAAAGATATGTTAATCAAAATatagtgtatgttgtttttttcattttgaacgaTAATCTTGTAGAATATTGTTGTTGAGTTTTGCAAAAAGACTCAACATTAATTTACAACTACTTGTGATCATGACATTTATTCTCTCTGTATGTGTATAATGAATTCTTGTATCTAATAAATATTCTGCATAATTGATAAATACATGCATTTCATTTATTATGACTAATTATATGATGTAGCCGGAATTTCGAtcgtttttttgtcattttcgcTGAGAATCGTGATGATTTTCCCATTTCCGCCATCTTTAAATAGTGATGTATGCAAAGCGTGTGCAGAAATCAAAGCGTTTGGGGAAAAAATCCATGACATTAGGTAAAATCAATCTAGCAGAAAGGGTCGATATTTTGCAGGCCTCAATGAAGGATTTAATTTCTTATCAATTGTTTTCTACATTGTATTCATCGAACTTCAGAGCAAGTTGGAAAAGCATCGTGGAGTACATACTCTTGATTAAAAACCGTACATGTGAACACATCTTTTTGTGTTAGAATCCTTTTCAATCCGAGAGTATACTGAGGTAATGTGTATTTAATTAGTATACTATTGACTAATTACACATTACAAAATCGTATTAAGGACCTGTACAGCAAACATCgcggtatgtttttttttcaattgtcttTGCCACTGTTTGCAGCATGTTGAAACCACTTATCACGACGTGTATTTCTTTGTTATCAAATGATTTGATAGTTTATTTGTGCATTTACACGCTTGAAATAATTGTTGAAATCGATTACAATGAtatgcttaaatttatatattacgaaattaaagtaaaaatgcTCTCAacagatataaaaatatattaaaccaaCATTTTAAATATAGCCAACCCTGTCCATGGCAAATGAAAAGTATCAGTCCATATAGACCGCCGCAAATGAAAGCGTAATAGTCATGAATATATGTTGTACATGTGGGCCTAATGCTAAAAATTAACTGATATGCTCGGCTTATAAGAGTTTCTCAGCAATCAATCAAGGAATGTATGCGTGTATTTTGTGCTTCGCGTCCCAGTTGTATTTTGACTAATGCTTTGAACAGCAATGTCATTT containing:
- the LOC127842467 gene encoding uncharacterized protein LOC127842467, giving the protein MPKRKHNGDNSLKPETQTENPAKRQEHNDTVDEARILEAAETQLYQSQIKLQQQRTLEASRQMLYGVYGNLVAILEEYEARTHNGTPLPRSNITLPDQSTKSLEDVESIVQGQLLAFQMQSKACHPDVRNEVNKDLRKKTLIWAAVREEKTLEMQTTDTFICQLYKILAKGKTRHEILENRRQSDSIKTIKDTLPHIMQGKHDAATLDESFKKDPGKKASSPQTRLAYADNSFKLGASRMKRKMPDFSHDLDTDVEHFLLDEPDSYR